One part of the Flavobacterium johnsoniae UW101 genome encodes these proteins:
- a CDS encoding PRTRC system ThiF family protein has translation MKTEKTKMHFADTYLISPTNPLTVNLIGAGGTGSKVLTALMEMNFSLIALGHAGLCVRLWDDDLISDANLGRQRFAPCETGLHKSVALINRANRFMGTDWKAESVKFEKDALGRLPKNAQANLYITCTDSVQSRFKVAEILASLQRNIPQRDTPKYWMDFGNSQHAGQVLLSTISEIRQPDSQIYQTVPVLPFVTDEFGELLQESETLDGTPSCSLAESLEKQDLFINSALAQLGCSLLWNLFRFGMTENRGFFLNLKNFQSNRLKVG, from the coding sequence ATGAAAACAGAAAAGACCAAAATGCATTTTGCCGACACCTATCTCATCAGCCCCACAAACCCGCTTACAGTAAACCTTATAGGCGCTGGCGGTACAGGCTCGAAAGTGCTGACCGCCCTCATGGAAATGAACTTCAGCCTGATAGCGCTCGGTCATGCAGGGCTTTGTGTCCGCCTTTGGGATGACGACCTGATAAGCGACGCCAATCTCGGAAGACAGCGTTTTGCGCCCTGCGAAACAGGACTGCACAAATCCGTTGCCCTTATCAACCGTGCCAACCGCTTCATGGGTACGGACTGGAAAGCCGAAAGCGTAAAATTTGAAAAGGATGCACTCGGCAGACTGCCCAAAAATGCGCAGGCAAATTTGTACATCACCTGCACCGACAGCGTGCAGTCCCGCTTCAAGGTTGCGGAAATCCTCGCCTCGCTTCAACGAAACATTCCGCAGAGGGACACTCCAAAATATTGGATGGATTTCGGCAACAGCCAGCATGCGGGGCAGGTCTTACTGTCCACCATTTCTGAAATCAGACAGCCCGATTCCCAAATCTATCAGACTGTCCCTGTCCTGCCCTTTGTCACCGACGAATTCGGGGAACTGCTCCAAGAGTCCGAAACTCTTGACGGCACACCGAGCTGTTCGCTTGCCGAAAGCCTTGAGAAGCAGGATCTGTTCATCAACTCGGCTCTTGCGCAGTTGGGATGCTCCCTCCTTTGGAATCTGTTCCGTTTCGGGATGACTGAAAACAGGGGATTCTTCCTAAACCTCAAAAACTTCCAGTCCAATCGCCTCAAAGTGGGATGA
- a CDS encoding PRTRC system protein B: protein MNNRNYISEQLGVLYHPTSALVFYQSQSADRSVYVEHFDMDGDGMPVNAHPLTEREAQALAKALMTEKQKQTAFLKSEGILPANILHIMPSPDRGAVLWYTKPQERTLHFIESLEIADGKAHMPAMIWQATRNSLRVFAIAGNRRPTEKTALCHAPLLNIYEDGRVCMGSVSISIKNSASLEEFTGAWEDYFFNSYFSHLIGKNSPVKGCCISLWKDLIASGRPFPAEVLKKNSRTLKSLLP, encoded by the coding sequence ATGAATAATAGAAACTATATTTCCGAACAGCTGGGCGTCCTTTACCATCCCACCTCCGCACTTGTGTTCTATCAGAGCCAGTCTGCGGACAGGTCGGTGTATGTCGAGCATTTCGATATGGACGGGGACGGAATGCCTGTCAACGCACACCCGCTTACCGAGCGTGAGGCGCAGGCGCTTGCAAAGGCTTTAATGACCGAAAAGCAGAAGCAGACCGCCTTTCTGAAATCCGAAGGCATCCTGCCCGCAAACATACTGCATATCATGCCAAGCCCTGACAGGGGCGCTGTGCTTTGGTATACCAAACCCCAAGAGAGAACCCTGCATTTCATAGAAAGCCTTGAAATTGCGGACGGCAAGGCGCACATGCCTGCCATGATATGGCAGGCGACAAGAAACAGCCTCAGGGTATTTGCCATTGCCGGCAATAGAAGACCTACCGAAAAGACAGCCCTCTGCCATGCACCTCTTTTGAACATCTACGAGGACGGCAGGGTATGCATGGGGTCGGTCAGCATCAGCATCAAAAACTCCGCCTCGCTTGAAGAATTTACAGGGGCGTGGGAGGATTATTTCTTCAACAGCTACTTCAGCCACCTCATAGGCAAAAATAGTCCCGTAAAAGGATGCTGCATAAGCCTGTGGAAAGACCTGATTGCATCAGGAAGACCTTTCCCTGCCGAAGTATTGAAAAAAAACAGCAGAACACTTAAAAGCCTACTGCCATGA
- a CDS encoding arsenate-mycothiol transferase ArsC, whose amino-acid sequence MYSVLIKTIEQLQLQNISEERKVILQPLIDFVQQKINDKQDININFICTHNSRRSHLSQVWAQAAAARFNIPNLNCYSGGTEETALFPKVAETLTNQGFNIFKITDTHNPVYAIKYSDNTLPVIGFSKKYDSPFNPVSAFAAIMTCSQADGGCPFIAGAERRIPITFEDPKISDHTPEQSKVYAERSLQIAAEMFYVFSKISR is encoded by the coding sequence ATGTATTCAGTATTAATAAAAACAATCGAGCAGTTACAACTGCAAAATATCAGCGAGGAGCGCAAAGTAATATTACAACCGCTGATCGATTTTGTACAGCAAAAGATAAACGACAAACAAGATATAAATATCAACTTCATTTGTACGCATAATTCCCGCAGAAGCCATTTGTCGCAGGTTTGGGCACAGGCAGCAGCAGCACGTTTTAACATACCAAATTTAAACTGTTATTCGGGCGGTACAGAAGAAACGGCACTATTCCCTAAAGTAGCAGAAACATTAACTAATCAAGGATTTAACATTTTCAAAATTACAGACACTCATAATCCTGTATATGCTATAAAGTACAGCGATAATACTTTACCTGTAATTGGCTTTTCTAAAAAGTATGATAGTCCTTTCAATCCTGTATCAGCGTTTGCAGCTATTATGACCTGTTCACAGGCTGACGGCGGATGCCCCTTTATTGCAGGAGCGGAAAGGAGAATCCCCATCACATTTGAAGACCCCAAAATTTCAGATCATACACCAGAACAATCAAAGGTGTATGCTGAAAGAAGTTTGCAGATAGCAGCGGAAATGTTTTATGTCTTCTCAAAAATCAGCCGATAA
- a CDS encoding class I SAM-dependent methyltransferase: protein MEHFNRKSHWENIYESKPLETVSWYQPNPETSLHFVHQFNLPKTAKIIDIGGGDSFFVDHLLELDYEDITVMDISNAAIQRAKERLGSKSDRIKWIVSDVSDFIPTEQYDFWHDRAAFHFLTDKNEIENYVETTTKAIPQNGILVIGTFSKQGPTKCSGIEIKQYSEQTMTDLFQNHFQKIGCITIDHTTPSETNQNFVFCSFRKN, encoded by the coding sequence ATGGAACATTTCAATCGAAAATCCCACTGGGAAAATATTTACGAGAGCAAACCTTTAGAAACCGTGAGCTGGTATCAGCCTAATCCTGAAACTTCTCTCCATTTTGTTCATCAATTCAACTTGCCAAAGACGGCTAAAATTATTGATATAGGTGGTGGAGATAGTTTTTTTGTTGACCATTTACTTGAGCTGGATTACGAAGATATTACTGTTATGGATATTTCAAATGCCGCTATCCAACGGGCAAAGGAAAGATTAGGCAGTAAAAGCGATAGAATAAAATGGATCGTATCAGATGTTTCAGATTTTATACCTACGGAGCAATATGACTTTTGGCACGACAGGGCAGCATTTCATTTCCTGACGGATAAAAACGAGATAGAAAATTATGTAGAAACTACAACCAAAGCTATTCCCCAAAATGGCATTTTGGTAATTGGCACTTTTTCCAAACAAGGTCCTACAAAATGCAGCGGTATTGAAATTAAGCAATATTCAGAACAGACAATGACAGATTTGTTTCAAAATCATTTTCAAAAAATAGGCTGTATTACCATTGACCATACGACACCATCTGAAACCAATCAGAATTTTGTATTCTGCAGTTTTCGTAAAAATTAA
- a CDS encoding DUF6428 family protein — MKISKIKEILPALDNVEFQLENGIFVPEHFHVTEVGQITKNFIDCGGVVRTEKVVNFQLWNANDFEHRLKPTKLLSIIKLSEEKLGIEDAEIEVEYQSETIGKYDLDFNGNHFVLKNKQTACLAQDTCGIPTEKQKKNLAALPANNACTPGGGCC, encoded by the coding sequence ATGAAAATATCAAAAATCAAAGAAATCTTACCAGCATTAGATAATGTTGAATTCCAATTAGAGAACGGAATATTTGTACCGGAACATTTCCACGTTACGGAAGTTGGGCAAATCACTAAAAATTTTATTGACTGCGGTGGCGTAGTTCGCACCGAAAAAGTTGTCAATTTTCAATTATGGAATGCCAACGATTTTGAACACAGGTTAAAGCCAACCAAATTATTAAGCATCATCAAACTTTCGGAAGAAAAACTGGGTATCGAAGATGCCGAGATAGAAGTGGAATACCAAAGCGAAACAATTGGTAAATATGATTTGGATTTTAACGGAAACCATTTTGTATTAAAGAACAAACAGACCGCTTGTTTAGCGCAAGATACTTGCGGTATTCCTACTGAAAAGCAAAAGAAAAATTTGGCAGCATTACCAGCGAATAATGCTTGTACACCCGGTGGCGGATGCTGTTAA
- a CDS encoding ArsR/SmtB family transcription factor, with protein MGVTKTEIFTEQQNSLATTLKALAHPARIAILQYIIKQNACICNDLVEELGLAQATISQHLKELKNIGIIKGSIEGTSVCYCIDENVWQQIKNELNMFFVDNVGVYKCC; from the coding sequence ATGGGCGTAACAAAAACAGAAATATTTACAGAACAGCAAAATAGTTTAGCAACCACTTTAAAGGCACTGGCTCATCCTGCCCGAATTGCTATCCTGCAGTACATCATTAAACAGAACGCTTGCATTTGTAATGACTTAGTGGAAGAATTGGGATTGGCACAGGCTACGATTTCACAACATTTAAAAGAACTTAAAAATATTGGTATCATCAAAGGAAGCATCGAGGGAACCAGTGTATGTTACTGCATTGATGAAAATGTTTGGCAGCAGATAAAAAATGAACTCAATATGTTCTTTGTAGATAATGTAGGGGTTTATAAATGCTGTTAA